One genomic segment of Oncorhynchus kisutch isolate 150728-3 linkage group LG15, Okis_V2, whole genome shotgun sequence includes these proteins:
- the gal3st2 gene encoding galactose-3-O-sulfotransferase 2 translates to MPPSPRKSIKERELFSLTSSLPCCSWLKVVLCSHMRNLWMVLMALTVLCVAIQILGVVWQSRNDKMLSEKLLNVQFTIKIQRTLPTEQRDWVRLRSSHAPVVEEEMRSQEEGALKQRAKGKQKVAEHQHGRDEPGVERRVQEHHQHLKLSYTVNKVKDSRKEARGKVSAVNAALPKVTLGDDELHLGVPGAVVLQLGHPSIKVVSTLPYKPPKLLSTNQLKSRNIPAPLGTNSVVAVVINEVKSEVASATCRPRNHIVFLKTHKTASSTILNILYRYGDSRNLTFALPLNKHSQLFYPFFFASHFVEGVRSRSVKEFHIMCNHMRFRPPEVRKVMPQDTFYFSILKNPVAMMESIFIYYKSIPAFHKARSLDDFLDNGWRGYNTSLPNNHYARNILTFDFGFDNNVATETPGDLETRGAKAIGAIEQDFHLILISEYFDESMILLKRALCWSLDDVVSFKLNSRSERTRHMLSPHTADKIRAWNALDWQLYLHFNITFWRRVDATVGREEMRREVTRLQERRAELAKTCLKDGGAVDPSQVKDAGLKPFQYGAAIIQGYNLNPGLVGPTKTHCQNLVTPELQYTDTLYTKQFPELAARQRQAAKLVASQRQPSSVKVNPNKAAMTGPVRVREARHSRTARSGHRNPHAQKQNDLHSSALSKITAARSDRNMP, encoded by the exons GAATGATAAGATGTTAAGCGAGAAGCTCCTGAATGTGCAGTTCACCATCAAGATCCAGAGAACGCTCCCGACGGAGCAGAGGGACTGGGTACGCTTGCGCTCTTCGCACGCCCCTGTTGTAGAAGAGGAAATGAGGTCACAGGAGGAAGGAGCTCTTAAACAACGGGCCAAAGGGAAGCAGAAGGTAGCAGAACATCAACATGGCAGAGATGAGCCAGGGGTGGAGAGGCGTGTCCAGGAGCATCACCAACATCTAAAGCTCTCATACACTGTCAATAAGGTCAAAGACTCTAGGAAAGAGGCTAGGGGTAAAGTTTCAGCAGTAAACGCAGCCCTGCCCAAAGTcacactgggtgatgatgagttGCATTTGGGAGTTCCTGGGGCTGTAGTTCTCCAGCTGGGCCACCCATCTATCAAAGTGGTATCCACCTTACCTTACAAACCTCCCAAACTCCTCTCAACCAATCAGCTGAAGAGTAGAAACATCCCTGCCCCTTTAGGCACCAACTCTGTAGTTGCCGTGGTGATAAATGAGGTGAAATCTGAGGTAGCCAGCGCCACCTGTCGGCCGAGGAACCACATCGTCTTTCTCAAGACGCACAAAACGGCCAGCAGCACCATCCTGAACATCTTATATCGCTATGGCGACAGCCGCAATCTGACCTTCGCCCTTCCACTGAACAAGCACAGCCAGCTGTTCTATCCCTTCTTCTTCGCCTCACACTTTGTAGAGGGAGTGAGGAGCCGCAGTGTCAAAGAGTTCCACATCATGTGCAACCACATGAGGTTCAGACCACCAGAG GTGAGGAAAGTGATGCCCCAGGACACGTTCTACTTCTCCATCCTGAAGAACCCGGTTGCCATGATGGAGTCCATTTTCATCTACTACAAGAGCATCCCCGCCTTCCACAAGGCCCGCAGCCTAGACGACTTCCTTGACAATGGTTGGCGTGGTTACAACACCTCCCTGCCCAACAACCATTATGCCCGTAACATCCTGACCTTTGACTTTGGCTTCGACAACAACGTCGCAACAGAGACACCCGGAGACCTGGAGACGCGGGGCGCCAAAGCCATTGGCGCCATTGAGCAGGACTTCCACCTCATCCTCATCTCAGAGTACTTTGACGAGTCCATGATCCTGCTCAAGCGCGCCCTCTGCTGGTCTCTGGACGATGTCGTCTCCTTTAAGTTGAACAGCCGAAGCGAGCGCACACGGCACATGCTCTCCCCGCACACCGCTGACAAGATCAGAGCCTGGAATGCCCTTGACTGGCAGCTCTACCTGCACTTTAACATCACCTTCTGGCGACGCGTGGACGCTACTGTGGGGCGTGAGGAGATGAGACGGGAGGTGACTCGGCTGCAGGAGCGACGTGCCGAACTAGCCAAAACCTGCCTGAAGGATGGTGGTGCAGTGGACCCATCGCAGGTGAAGGATGCCGGGCTGAAGCCCTTCCAGTACGGGGCGGCCATCATCCAGGGCTACAACCTGAACCCTGGGCTGGTCGGGCCTACCAAAACACACTGTCAGAACCTGGTCACTCCAGAGCTGCAGTACACAGACACTCTCTACACCAAGCAGTTCCCCGAGCTTGCCgccaggcagagacaggctgCCAAACTGGTCGCCTCACAGCGTCAGCCTAGTTCAGTTAAGGTCAACCCGAACAAAGCAGCCATGACAGGGCCGGTGAGGGTGAGAGAGGCCAGACACAGTAGGACAGCCAGGAGTGGACATAGAAACCCTCATGCTCAGAAACAAAATGACCTCCACTCAAGTGCCCTGTCTAAAATCACTGCAGCTAGAAGTGACAGAAACATGCCTTAA